In the Vogesella sp. XCS3 genome, GCACGTGCAGGTGGGCGAGGGCAGCCTGCTTGGCCGCATCAGCCACCTGGAACACCTGGGTGAGCACAGCTATGCCTACCTGGAAACCGACCTGTCGCCGGCGCCGCTGGTGGTCAAGCTGACGGGTAGCGCTGCGGCTATTGGCGATAGCTTGCGCTTTGCGCTGCCGGCCGGGCGCGTGCACGTGTTCGACGCAGCCGATGAGGCGTTGCCCAGGTTGGCCGCCAGTGCGGCCGCAGCCTAGGGGGGCGATGTGGGTTTGAATAAAGGCACCGGTGGGTGCCTTTATTTATTTGTGCTGTATTTCAAATGTTAATGCAGAGTTTTGTTTGTGAATAATGTTTTGTTGCTGGTAACCAATTTGTGTCGGGAAATGGTGATTTTTATTTTGTAATGTATTGGCTACATTTTGTGCAGCGTTTTAAATGGTTTTCACCGGCAAGCGCTGGAAAATAAACACAAACGGAGACAAAGCATGAACCAGAAACATATTGCCCTGCTGATTGCCAGTACCCTGATGGCCGGCCACGCCTTTGCCCTGGATGGTGACATCAAATTTACCGGTAAGGCCGAAGTCGGCATGGCATCCAAAAAAGAAAATGGTATTAGCAACCGTGCGGTAGAAGACGGTGGTTCCGAATTGAATGTGGTAGGTAGTGCAGATATTGGTAACGGCCTGAAAGCGCTGCTGCAGGTAAATACCGATATTAAACTGGATAATAATAAAGGCACCGATCATTTTGCCAATGGTGATACCTTTGTCGGCTTGCAGGGTGATTTTGGTACGGTAAAAGTAGGCCGTGGCATTAATGCCTATGGGGATGGCTATTTCAAGGCCAACCTGTACGCCTACGACGTGGGCCCGGACCGTGGCGATATTGCCAGTGGCGGTGGTAGCAGCCGTGGTGCCTTCAAGTACGAAGCACCGAACCTGAATGGCCTGGCGCTGTCGTTCAGCTACTCGCCGGGGGAAGACAAAACCACTACCCAGCAGCGTCCGACTGACGCCTGGGCCGCCAGCGGTACCTACGAGCAAGGCATGTTTGGTGCGCGCCTGTCGTTTGGCCAGCAAAAAGTGGCAGCTGGTGGCACGCTGAAAGACACCTTGCTGGCATTCAAGGTAGTGCCGGCGGCTGGCCTGACCCTGGCGACCGAGTTCAACAATTCCAAGAATGCCAGCGGCCCGACGCAGAAAAGCGTGGGCGTGTACGCCGAGTACAAGCCGCAGCGTGTTGGTGTACGTGCCGGCTATATCAATACCAAGGATTATGGTTATGTGAACGGCGGCAAACACAAGGTAAACTTGCTGGGTGCCGATTACGACCTGTCCGGCAAGGACAGCCGCTTCCAGACCAGCCTGTTCCTCGAATACAAGTCCGACAAGAAGAACAACAAACAGCGTGACAACTATCTGTTTGGTGGTGTGCACATCGGCTTCTGATGCCGTTGTGTATGGCAGCGCAAGCTGCCGGTTCGCGAGGTCTTGGCCTGCCGCTTTGCGGCAGGTTTTTTTCATGCAGGAGACGCAATGACACAGCCCTTACCGGCCTTGCTCTGTTTTGGCGAGGCCTTGACCGACATGATCATCCAGCCCGACGGGCGCTGGCTGTCGCGCCCCGGTGGTGCGCCGTGGAACGTGGCGCGCATTCTGGCCGGCTGGGGGTTGCCTGCGGCGTTTGCCGGTGC is a window encoding:
- a CDS encoding porin, whose product is MNQKHIALLIASTLMAGHAFALDGDIKFTGKAEVGMASKKENGISNRAVEDGGSELNVVGSADIGNGLKALLQVNTDIKLDNNKGTDHFANGDTFVGLQGDFGTVKVGRGINAYGDGYFKANLYAYDVGPDRGDIASGGGSSRGAFKYEAPNLNGLALSFSYSPGEDKTTTQQRPTDAWAASGTYEQGMFGARLSFGQQKVAAGGTLKDTLLAFKVVPAAGLTLATEFNNSKNASGPTQKSVGVYAEYKPQRVGVRAGYINTKDYGYVNGGKHKVNLLGADYDLSGKDSRFQTSLFLEYKSDKKNNKQRDNYLFGGVHIGF